One bacterium genomic window carries:
- the clpP gene encoding ATP-dependent Clp endopeptidase proteolytic subunit ClpP — MPSNTLIPMVIEKSQYGERAFDIYSRLLKDRIVFLGEPVDDAMANTIIAQLLFLESEDSKKDIKVYVNSPGGSVTAGMAIYDTMQYIKPDVATICVGLAASMGAVLLAGGAKGKRYALPNSEIMIHQVLGGAEGQASDIKIRAERILKIKDRLNNILAHHTGQDFAKVEQDTDRDYFMTAAEAKKYGLIDKIIESKEVAAKESR, encoded by the coding sequence ATGCCCTCCAACACCCTCATCCCCATGGTCATTGAGAAGTCCCAGTACGGTGAGCGCGCGTTCGATATCTACTCGCGGCTCCTGAAGGATCGCATTGTGTTCCTTGGTGAGCCCGTGGACGACGCGATGGCGAATACGATCATCGCGCAGCTCCTGTTCCTGGAGTCCGAGGACAGCAAGAAGGACATCAAGGTCTACGTGAACTCGCCGGGCGGGTCCGTCACCGCGGGCATGGCGATCTACGACACGATGCAGTACATCAAGCCGGACGTTGCGACGATCTGCGTGGGACTCGCTGCGTCCATGGGCGCGGTGCTCCTCGCCGGCGGTGCCAAGGGCAAGCGCTACGCGCTGCCGAACTCGGAGATCATGATCCACCAGGTGCTCGGTGGCGCAGAGGGGCAGGCATCGGATATCAAAATTCGCGCCGAGCGCATCCTCAAGATCAAGGACCGTCTGAACAACATCCTCGCGCACCACACCGGCCAGGATTTTGCCAAAGTGGAGCAGGACACGGATCGGGACTACTTCATGACCGCCGCAGAAGCAAAGAAGTACGGTCTCATTGATAAGATCATCGAATCAAAAGAAGTTGCGGCGAAGGAATCCCGATGA
- a CDS encoding DHH family phosphoesterase, producing the protein MPIASSSAIAHHDAYRSVWERLVAARRVLLVSPKHPDGDSVGSICGLGAALRDAGKDVVLYCPDPIPVQFDGIPGIQGIVQRGRGEGGDGTFDAIVIVDSSDIAFAGVADELPKWKATDGQLIVIDHHATNTMYGDVNLVLPASSTTQIITAMLDACHIPITPAIATALYFGLITDTDSLTNPATSAAAVATAARLVMAGARPGPVLHAVYRRKPIAVLKLWGAAFARLRVHPRWGVATCVLLPEDFRGLSADALEQASGLSNFLQTILPVRAICVLSDRGDGIVRGSLRTTRDGVDLGALAEALGGGGHKKASGFGVPGALVQHGDSWKVV; encoded by the coding sequence ATGCCGATTGCTTCCAGTTCCGCCATTGCGCACCACGATGCGTACCGCTCCGTCTGGGAGCGGTTGGTTGCCGCGCGTCGGGTGCTGCTCGTCTCGCCCAAGCACCCCGACGGCGATTCCGTGGGCTCCATCTGCGGGCTCGGCGCGGCGCTGCGCGACGCGGGGAAGGATGTCGTGCTCTACTGTCCCGATCCTATCCCCGTGCAGTTCGATGGGATCCCGGGGATTCAGGGGATTGTGCAGCGCGGACGCGGAGAGGGGGGGGATGGAACGTTTGATGCCATCGTCATCGTGGACTCATCCGACATCGCGTTCGCGGGTGTTGCGGATGAGCTTCCGAAGTGGAAGGCGACGGATGGGCAGCTCATCGTCATTGATCACCACGCGACGAACACGATGTACGGTGACGTGAACCTCGTGCTGCCAGCATCATCCACGACGCAGATCATCACGGCGATGCTCGATGCATGCCACATTCCGATCACGCCCGCGATTGCCACGGCACTCTACTTTGGTCTCATCACCGACACGGACAGCTTGACGAATCCCGCGACTTCCGCCGCGGCTGTTGCGACGGCCGCGCGTCTCGTCATGGCGGGCGCGCGTCCGGGTCCCGTGCTCCACGCGGTGTACCGACGCAAGCCGATTGCCGTGCTCAAGCTCTGGGGCGCGGCGTTCGCGCGGCTCCGCGTCCACCCGCGGTGGGGCGTGGCGACGTGCGTGCTCCTCCCCGAGGACTTCCGCGGCCTCTCCGCAGACGCGCTCGAGCAGGCGAGCGGACTCTCGAACTTCCTTCAGACCATCCTGCCGGTGCGCGCCATCTGCGTGTTGAGCGATCGCGGCGACGGCATCGTCCGTGGGTCCCTCCGCACGACGCGCGACGGCGTTGATCTCGGAGCCCTCGCCGAAGCTCTCGGCGGTGGCGGCCACAAGAAGGCGAGCGGGTTTGGGGTTCCCGGCGCGTTGGTGCAGCACGGGGACTCCTGGAAGGTGGTGTAG